Proteins encoded within one genomic window of Methanothrix harundinacea 6Ac:
- a CDS encoding nicotinamide-nucleotide adenylyltransferase, producing MNRGLYIGRFQPYHLGHQAVLQKIVEEVDEVVVGLGSAQASHTTENPFTAGERISMIWPALRGLDATCYVIPLVDMERNAVWVAHVEAMTPKFDVVYSNNPLVVQLFVEAGMEVRRPPMYRREVYSGTAIRRMILAGDEGWRRLVPPSVASAIEEIGGIDRLKNVSRSDQD from the coding sequence ATGAATAGAGGCCTGTACATCGGACGGTTTCAGCCCTACCACCTCGGCCACCAGGCCGTCCTCCAGAAGATCGTCGAGGAGGTGGACGAGGTCGTAGTCGGCCTCGGGTCTGCCCAGGCAAGCCACACAACCGAGAACCCCTTCACCGCCGGGGAGAGGATCAGCATGATCTGGCCCGCCCTCCGGGGGCTGGACGCGACCTGTTACGTCATACCCCTGGTGGACATGGAGAGGAACGCCGTCTGGGTCGCTCACGTCGAGGCGATGACCCCGAAGTTCGACGTCGTCTACTCCAACAACCCCCTCGTCGTCCAGCTCTTCGTCGAGGCGGGGATGGAGGTGAGAAGGCCGCCGATGTACAGGAGGGAGGTCTACTCTGGGACCGCCATCCGGAGGATGATCCTCGCCGGAGACGAGGGGTGGAGGAGGCTCGTACCCCCCTCCGTCGCCTCGGCGATCGAGGAGATCGGGGGGATCGATCGGCTGAAGAACGTCAGCCGGTCCGACCAGGATTAG
- a CDS encoding tetratricopeptide repeat protein has protein sequence MKLRLFALFALFLVCIVPAVGEGYAEENPLYPLAWYNKGVALSELGRYEEAVASYDNALELDPEYALAWNNKGIALSALGRNEEALACYNRSLEIDPDYAPAWNNRGVVLEALGRGDEALESYDRALEVDPAYALAWSNQGGVFYSRGDYNRSIECYERALEIDPRSREAWNNLGRSLFAAGEYERSIEGYDEALKIDPLYATAWNNKGIALGTLGRHQEALDCYEEALKIEPSHVMALYNKGIALGLLGRQEEAVECYDAVLKVDPSYPPAWYNRGVALGLLGRQEQAAASYDEALKLDPGYAQAWNNRGIALGSLGRQEEALQSYQRALEIDPAYSQAWYNQGVAFSALGRYQEAISSYDRALELDPELSEAWNNKGIALSALGRHQEAIECYERALEVGLASAGNLTKADFDIDSDINPDSSDGPETGPDLQEGLPEANESAAMAGAVLEGPDPEVGPGP, from the coding sequence ATGAAGCTTCGCCTCTTCGCGCTCTTCGCGCTATTTTTGGTCTGCATTGTGCCTGCCGTGGGGGAGGGGTATGCGGAGGAGAATCCGCTATATCCTCTGGCCTGGTACAACAAGGGCGTCGCTCTCTCGGAGCTGGGAAGATACGAGGAAGCCGTCGCTTCCTACGACAACGCCCTCGAGCTCGACCCGGAGTACGCCCTCGCCTGGAACAACAAGGGGATCGCCCTCAGCGCCCTGGGAAGAAACGAAGAGGCCCTGGCCTGCTACAATCGCTCCCTGGAGATAGACCCCGACTACGCCCCCGCCTGGAACAACCGGGGGGTGGTTTTGGAGGCCCTGGGGAGGGGAGACGAGGCCCTCGAATCCTACGATAGGGCCCTGGAGGTCGATCCGGCCTACGCCCTCGCCTGGAGCAACCAGGGCGGTGTCTTCTACAGCCGGGGAGATTACAACCGCTCCATCGAGTGCTATGAGAGGGCCCTCGAGATCGACCCCCGGAGCCGGGAGGCCTGGAACAACCTGGGGAGGTCCCTCTTCGCCGCGGGCGAGTACGAAAGGTCCATCGAGGGTTACGATGAGGCCCTCAAGATCGACCCCCTCTACGCCACCGCCTGGAACAACAAGGGGATCGCCCTCGGGACTTTGGGACGCCACCAGGAGGCCCTCGACTGTTACGAGGAGGCCCTGAAGATCGAGCCCTCCCACGTCATGGCCCTATACAACAAGGGGATCGCCCTCGGACTTCTCGGACGGCAGGAGGAGGCGGTCGAATGCTACGACGCCGTCCTGAAGGTCGATCCGAGCTACCCCCCGGCCTGGTACAACCGGGGGGTCGCCCTCGGCCTCCTCGGAAGGCAAGAGCAGGCGGCGGCCAGCTACGATGAGGCTTTGAAGCTCGATCCGGGTTACGCCCAGGCGTGGAACAACCGGGGGATCGCCCTGGGATCCCTGGGAAGGCAGGAGGAGGCGCTCCAGTCCTACCAGCGGGCCCTCGAGATCGACCCCGCCTACTCCCAGGCGTGGTACAACCAGGGGGTCGCCTTCAGCGCCCTCGGCCGGTACCAGGAGGCGATCTCCTCCTACGATCGGGCTCTGGAGCTCGACCCAGAGCTTTCGGAGGCATGGAACAACAAGGGGATCGCCCTCAGCGCCCTGGGGAGACACCAAGAGGCGATCGAATGCTACGAGAGGGCGCTGGAGGTGGGGCTGGCTTCGGCCGGAAACCTCACCAAGGCCGATTTCGATATCGATTCCGATATCAATCCCGACAGCTCGGACGGACCCGAAACCGGACCGGATCTCCAGGAGGGCCTCCCCGAGGCGAACGAATCGGCAGCCATGGCGGGCGCGGTCCTGGAGGGGCCGGACCCGGAGGTCGGTCCCGGCCCATAG
- a CDS encoding pyridoxamine 5'-phosphate oxidase family protein, whose product MKPREMSRDECEELLAKSRFGRIGLSTGDRPYVLPMSYVYAGGVILLHSGLAGKKLDMARENPFVSFEVDSVEGGRWRSVIASGRVRLSSDAGAKERLFDLFTRGEMGGHAGKAFRREDMVKMPMVIWEIEIEELAGREGVW is encoded by the coding sequence ATGAAGCCGAGGGAGATGTCCAGAGACGAGTGCGAGGAGCTCCTCGCCAAATCCAGGTTCGGGAGGATCGGCCTCTCGACGGGGGATCGGCCTTACGTCCTCCCCATGTCTTACGTCTACGCCGGAGGCGTCATCCTCCTCCATTCGGGCCTTGCAGGAAAGAAGCTCGATATGGCGAGGGAGAACCCTTTTGTCTCCTTCGAGGTCGACTCCGTCGAGGGGGGGAGGTGGAGGAGCGTCATCGCCTCCGGGAGGGTCCGCCTATCCTCCGACGCGGGGGCGAAGGAGAGGCTCTTTGATCTCTTCACCAGGGGGGAGATGGGGGGCCACGCCGGTAAGGCCTTCCGCCGGGAGGATATGGTGAAGATGCCGATGGTGATCTGGGAGATCGAGATCGAGGAGCTCGCCGGCCGCGAGGGCGTCTGGTGA
- a CDS encoding replication factor C large subunit: protein MTAIKWTEKYRPRRLKEVLGNGKAVSELEAWARSWERGIPEKRAVVLYGPAGVGKTSAALALAEEMGWDQIEMNASDSRTAAAISKVAGAAARMMTFSGKKRLVILDEADNLYGSADRGGSAAMLRLVKEADQPVVLIANDYYGLSKPLREGTLGIQFRRITKSTVLSALREICRAEGAACTPELVEEIADMANGDLRSGINDLQAALEGAREVGEVATAVRDAKASIFDGVAKILRGSSLGEAVQIAWSLDESPEDLVHWIDENLPLVYKPADLAAGYERLSRADVFLGRVRRRQNYGLWRYASFMMTGGVQAARTEKKGGYIPFRPPSYWRRMGQTKGARQVRESAAKKIGRHCHISSRMAKGEMMGLFALLLKDPDTGPKVAALLDFTVEEIALLLGTKPTTKKVSKLYDAARELLEEERVSEIEIAWGGTKKPEQTEKRERPRRADKTKSDAVGEGESGAGSEESDREDEKAEPVEEAEFGGPSDQGAEPMEPEKDDRQRSLFDF, encoded by the coding sequence ATGACCGCCATCAAGTGGACGGAGAAGTACAGGCCGAGGAGGCTGAAGGAGGTCCTCGGGAACGGGAAGGCCGTCTCGGAGCTGGAGGCGTGGGCCCGCTCCTGGGAGAGGGGGATCCCCGAGAAGAGGGCCGTCGTCCTCTACGGCCCCGCCGGGGTGGGGAAGACCTCCGCCGCCCTCGCCCTCGCCGAGGAGATGGGCTGGGACCAGATCGAGATGAACGCCAGCGACAGCAGGACCGCCGCCGCCATCTCGAAGGTGGCGGGCGCCGCCGCGAGGATGATGACCTTCTCAGGAAAAAAAAGGCTCGTCATCCTCGACGAGGCCGACAACCTCTACGGCTCTGCTGACAGAGGCGGCTCCGCCGCGATGCTGCGGCTCGTAAAAGAGGCCGACCAGCCGGTGGTCCTGATCGCCAACGACTACTACGGCCTCTCCAAGCCCCTCCGGGAGGGGACCCTGGGGATCCAGTTCCGGAGGATCACCAAGAGCACCGTCCTCTCGGCGCTCCGGGAGATATGCCGGGCGGAGGGGGCGGCCTGTACTCCGGAGCTGGTCGAGGAGATCGCCGATATGGCGAACGGCGACCTCCGGAGCGGCATAAACGACCTCCAGGCCGCCCTGGAGGGGGCGAGGGAGGTCGGCGAGGTGGCGACGGCGGTCCGGGACGCCAAGGCCTCGATCTTCGACGGGGTCGCCAAGATCCTGAGGGGCTCGAGCCTCGGGGAGGCCGTCCAGATCGCGTGGTCCCTCGACGAGAGCCCCGAGGACCTGGTCCACTGGATCGACGAGAACCTTCCCCTCGTCTACAAGCCCGCAGACCTTGCCGCCGGATACGAGAGGCTATCTCGGGCCGACGTCTTCCTCGGCCGGGTCCGGCGGCGCCAGAACTACGGCCTGTGGCGGTACGCCTCCTTCATGATGACCGGCGGGGTCCAGGCCGCCCGGACGGAGAAGAAGGGGGGCTACATACCCTTCCGGCCGCCGAGCTACTGGCGGAGGATGGGCCAGACGAAGGGGGCGAGGCAGGTCCGGGAGTCGGCGGCAAAGAAGATCGGCCGACACTGCCACATCAGCTCCCGGATGGCCAAGGGGGAGATGATGGGGCTCTTCGCCCTCCTCCTCAAAGATCCGGATACGGGGCCGAAGGTGGCGGCCCTTCTCGACTTCACCGTCGAGGAGATCGCCCTCCTCCTGGGGACGAAGCCGACGACCAAGAAGGTATCCAAGCTCTACGATGCGGCCCGGGAGCTTCTCGAAGAGGAGAGGGTCTCGGAGATAGAGATCGCCTGGGGCGGAACTAAAAAGCCGGAGCAGACCGAAAAGAGGGAGCGGCCTCGAAGGGCGGATAAGACCAAATCTGATGCCGTCGGCGAAGGGGAATCCGGGGCGGGCTCGGAGGAGAGCGATCGAGAGGATGAGAAGGCTGAGCCGGTTGAGGAGGCCGAATTTGGGGGGCCCTCCGACCAAGGCGCCGAGCCGATGGAGCCGGAGAAGGACGACCGCCAGAGGTCCCTCTTCGACTTCTGA
- a CDS encoding adenylyltransferase/cytidyltransferase family protein: MRTRRAGLIRVLATGTFDLLHPGHLMYLEQSKALGDELVVIVARDANVQHKPRPIIPQEQRLLMVSALKMVERAVLGSERDMFQPIEELRPDVITLGYDQHFDALLLQEELATRGIGARVVRLEEHDPCPLCSSRKIVAKVLEDRLSPTPGSEGTRITP; this comes from the coding sequence ATGAGGACGAGGAGGGCTGGTTTGATTAGGGTTCTCGCCACCGGGACCTTCGACCTCCTCCATCCGGGGCATCTGATGTACCTGGAGCAGTCGAAGGCCCTGGGCGACGAGCTGGTGGTGATCGTGGCCCGAGACGCCAACGTCCAGCACAAGCCGAGGCCGATCATCCCCCAGGAGCAGAGGCTCCTGATGGTATCGGCCCTGAAGATGGTGGAGAGGGCGGTCCTGGGGAGCGAGAGGGATATGTTCCAGCCGATCGAGGAGCTGAGGCCCGACGTCATCACCCTGGGCTACGACCAGCACTTCGACGCCCTCCTCCTCCAGGAGGAGCTGGCCACCCGGGGGATCGGGGCCCGGGTGGTGAGGCTGGAGGAGCACGACCCCTGCCCCCTCTGCAGCTCCCGGAAGATCGTCGCCAAGGTCCTGGAGGACCGCCTTTCACCGACCCCGGGGTCGGAGGGGACCCGGATCACACCATAG
- the mer gene encoding 5,10-methylenetetrahydromethanopterin reductase, with translation MAKLAEDAGFDTIWITDHYNNRDVYSTLAILALATSRVRLGTGVTNPYTRNVAVTASSIASINEISGGRAILGIGPGDKATFDAMGIAWEKPLSAVRDSVAALRELLAKKRVEGHGMAGAQLAFSAGKIPIYIGAQGPKMLEMAGMIADGVLVNASHPDDFKYAVPLVRQGAEKAGRDPKEVEISAYTSFSADKNPDKAANEAKIVVAFIVAGSPETVLSRHGIEAEEAAAVSRAIAKGDFGSALAAVTSTMIDVFSVSGTPVECRARVDELLATGVTQIVVGSPIGPNKERSIKLIGKEIL, from the coding sequence ATGGCAAAGCTGGCGGAAGATGCGGGCTTCGACACCATCTGGATCACCGATCACTACAACAACCGAGACGTCTACTCGACCCTCGCGATCCTCGCCCTCGCCACGAGCAGGGTCAGGCTCGGCACCGGGGTCACCAACCCCTACACCAGGAACGTCGCCGTCACCGCCTCCAGCATCGCCTCCATCAACGAGATCTCCGGCGGGAGGGCGATCCTGGGGATCGGCCCCGGGGACAAGGCCACCTTCGACGCCATGGGGATCGCCTGGGAGAAGCCCCTCTCCGCCGTCAGGGATTCGGTGGCGGCGCTGCGGGAGCTCCTCGCGAAGAAGAGGGTGGAGGGGCACGGGATGGCGGGAGCCCAGCTCGCCTTCTCCGCCGGAAAGATCCCGATATACATCGGGGCCCAGGGGCCGAAGATGCTGGAGATGGCGGGGATGATCGCCGACGGGGTCCTGGTGAACGCGAGCCACCCCGACGACTTCAAGTATGCCGTCCCCCTGGTGAGGCAGGGGGCGGAGAAGGCGGGGCGGGACCCCAAAGAGGTGGAGATCTCCGCCTACACCAGCTTCAGCGCTGACAAAAACCCCGATAAGGCGGCGAACGAGGCGAAGATCGTCGTCGCCTTCATCGTCGCCGGCTCCCCCGAGACGGTCCTCTCCCGCCACGGCATAGAGGCTGAGGAGGCGGCGGCCGTCTCCCGGGCCATCGCCAAAGGCGACTTCGGCTCGGCCCTAGCCGCCGTCACCAGCACCATGATAGACGTCTTCTCCGTATCGGGAACCCCCGTCGAGTGCAGGGCGCGGGTCGACGAGCTCCTGGCGACGGGGGTGACCCAGATCGTCGTCGGATCGCCGATAGGGCCGAACAAGGAGAGGTCGATAAAGCTGATCGGAAAAGAGATCCTATGA
- a CDS encoding acetyl-CoA carboxylase biotin carboxylase subunit: MFQKILIANRGEIAIRIMRACRELGISTVAVYSEADRNALFAKYADEAVFVGPSPASQSYLRIDRILEAAEETGAEAIHPGYGFLSENPKFARACEEKGVVFIGPTSSSIDRMGSKIAARDIMKSAGVPIVPGSEGGISNPAEAMDLVEAIGYPVMLKPAAGGGGIGMKIVWEEKDLAPALDSARSIARSAFSDETVYIEKYLTEPRHIEFQILADSKGKTIYVSDRECSIQRRHQKLIEESPSPIMTPELREEMGSIAVRAAEAIDYRSAGTVEFMYSKGEYYFLEMNTRLQVEHPITEMVTSVDLAKEQIRIAAGEPLAYSQDEIEIRGWAIECRVNAEDPLNDFAPSPGRIKRYRSPGGPGIRVDSGVYAGFLIPPYYDSMISKVVAMGRDRNEAIARMERALYEYIVTGVKTNINFHLAVLRHERFRRGDINTNFLKEEAIMEEVKKVTEAEREKELSLASALGADTRKVAAISAAVGAYMSQRENPGSEE; the protein is encoded by the coding sequence ATGTTCCAGAAGATTCTGATCGCCAACCGCGGCGAGATCGCCATAAGGATCATGAGAGCTTGCCGCGAGCTCGGCATATCCACCGTCGCGGTCTACTCCGAGGCCGACAGGAACGCCCTCTTCGCCAAGTACGCCGACGAAGCGGTCTTCGTCGGCCCCTCCCCAGCCTCCCAGAGCTACCTCCGGATCGACAGGATCCTCGAGGCGGCGGAGGAGACCGGGGCGGAGGCGATCCATCCTGGCTACGGCTTCCTCTCAGAGAACCCGAAGTTCGCCCGGGCCTGCGAGGAGAAGGGGGTCGTCTTCATCGGGCCGACGAGCAGCTCCATCGACAGGATGGGGAGCAAGATCGCCGCGAGAGACATCATGAAGAGCGCCGGCGTGCCGATAGTCCCGGGGAGCGAGGGGGGTATCAGCAACCCGGCTGAGGCGATGGACCTAGTGGAGGCGATCGGCTACCCGGTGATGCTGAAGCCGGCGGCCGGAGGCGGCGGTATCGGCATGAAGATCGTATGGGAGGAGAAGGACCTCGCCCCCGCCCTCGACTCGGCCCGGTCGATCGCCAGGTCCGCCTTCAGCGACGAGACCGTCTACATCGAGAAGTACCTCACTGAGCCGAGGCACATCGAGTTTCAGATCCTCGCCGACTCCAAGGGAAAGACGATCTACGTCTCCGACCGGGAGTGCTCGATCCAGAGGCGCCACCAGAAGCTGATCGAGGAGTCGCCCTCGCCGATCATGACCCCGGAGCTCCGGGAGGAGATGGGATCGATCGCCGTCCGGGCGGCGGAGGCGATAGACTACCGGTCCGCGGGCACTGTCGAGTTCATGTACTCGAAGGGAGAGTACTACTTCCTGGAGATGAACACCAGGCTCCAGGTCGAGCACCCCATCACCGAGATGGTGACGAGCGTCGACCTGGCGAAGGAGCAGATCCGGATCGCCGCCGGAGAGCCCCTAGCCTACTCCCAGGACGAGATCGAGATCCGCGGCTGGGCGATCGAGTGCCGGGTCAACGCCGAGGACCCCCTCAACGACTTCGCCCCATCCCCGGGGAGGATCAAGAGGTATCGGAGCCCCGGCGGCCCCGGGATAAGGGTCGACAGCGGGGTTTATGCCGGGTTCCTGATCCCGCCCTACTACGACTCGATGATATCGAAGGTGGTGGCCATGGGGAGGGACAGGAACGAGGCGATAGCGAGGATGGAGCGGGCCCTCTACGAGTACATCGTCACCGGCGTCAAGACGAACATAAACTTCCACCTGGCGGTCCTCCGGCACGAGAGGTTCAGGCGGGGCGACATCAACACCAACTTCCTCAAGGAAGAGGCGATCATGGAGGAGGTGAAGAAGGTGACGGAGGCGGAGCGGGAGAAGGAGCTCTCCCTCGCCTCGGCCCTCGGCGCCGACACCCGGAAGGTGGCGGCCATATCCGCAGCCGTCGGGGCCTACATGTCCCAGCGAGAAAATCCCGGCTCCGAGGAGTAG
- a CDS encoding biotin--[acetyl-CoA-carboxylase] ligase — MTREEVKRGLIGGLGSWISGQELAASLGISRAAVWKAVASLRAEGYEIEASKRGYRLSALPDLLTEDLIREGLRTELLGRRIIASEALPSTNAEAKRFAASEEGTVVIAEVQTAGRGRMDRSWHSPRGGVWMSIILKPQIPPAQAFRVNIAAAVAVARALEGLYGLEVKIKWPNDLMVGGRKVSGILTEIGADMDRLDYAVVGIGINANLDPGDLAGGWKATSISSEIGRKVLRAELVRRVLEELEGASQEMEASSGRLQEEWSIRSETLGRRVRILARDGEFEGLAEALEADGSLAVRRDGGLLERVIAGDCVHLRPAGERI; from the coding sequence GTGACGAGGGAGGAGGTGAAGAGGGGCCTGATCGGAGGCCTCGGGTCCTGGATCAGCGGCCAGGAGCTGGCAGCTTCCCTGGGGATCAGCCGGGCAGCCGTCTGGAAGGCCGTCGCCTCCCTCCGGGCCGAGGGGTACGAGATCGAGGCCTCAAAGAGGGGCTACAGGCTCTCGGCCCTCCCGGACCTCCTCACCGAGGATCTGATCCGAGAAGGCCTAAGGACGGAGCTCTTGGGGAGGAGGATCATCGCCTCCGAGGCCCTTCCCTCCACCAACGCCGAGGCGAAGAGGTTCGCCGCCTCCGAGGAGGGGACCGTCGTCATCGCCGAGGTCCAGACCGCCGGGAGGGGCAGGATGGATAGATCCTGGCACTCCCCCCGGGGCGGGGTCTGGATGAGCATCATCCTCAAGCCCCAGATACCTCCGGCCCAGGCCTTCAGGGTGAACATCGCCGCCGCCGTCGCCGTCGCCAGGGCCCTGGAAGGGCTCTACGGCCTCGAGGTGAAGATCAAGTGGCCCAACGACCTGATGGTGGGGGGGAGGAAGGTCTCCGGGATCCTGACGGAGATCGGGGCGGATATGGACAGGCTGGATTACGCCGTCGTCGGGATCGGGATCAACGCCAACCTCGACCCCGGCGACCTTGCCGGGGGGTGGAAGGCCACATCGATATCCTCGGAGATCGGGAGGAAGGTCCTGAGGGCGGAGCTCGTCCGGAGGGTCCTGGAGGAGCTGGAGGGGGCATCCCAGGAGATGGAGGCCTCCTCCGGCCGGCTCCAGGAGGAGTGGTCGATCCGGTCCGAAACCCTGGGGCGGAGGGTGAGGATCCTGGCCCGGGACGGCGAGTTCGAGGGGCTGGCAGAGGCCCTGGAGGCGGACGGGTCTCTCGCGGTGAGGAGGGACGGGGGCCTTCTGGAGAGGGTCATCGCCGGGGACTGCGTCCACCTCAGGCCCGCTGGGGAACGGATCTAG
- a CDS encoding Mov34/MPN/PAD-1 family protein, whose protein sequence is MEVEGIARETLYFILEASRSTLPVEFAGLLRAEDGVITEVIMLPGTEASSKSALIRLYMLPNMRIAGSVHSHPSPDIRPSQADLIFFSKTGDYHIIAGMPFDMDSWICYDRTGAPRDLPVLDVEIDEDEEGWFD, encoded by the coding sequence ATGGAGGTGGAGGGGATAGCCAGGGAGACGCTCTACTTCATCCTGGAGGCGTCCCGATCTACCCTCCCGGTGGAGTTTGCGGGGCTCCTCCGGGCCGAAGACGGCGTCATCACCGAGGTGATCATGCTCCCGGGGACGGAGGCGTCGAGCAAGAGCGCCCTCATCCGGCTTTACATGCTCCCCAACATGAGGATAGCGGGCTCCGTCCACAGCCACCCCTCCCCCGACATCCGCCCCTCCCAGGCGGACCTGATCTTCTTCTCCAAGACCGGCGACTATCACATCATCGCGGGGATGCCCTTCGACATGGACAGCTGGATCTGTTATGACAGGACGGGCGCTCCCCGGGACCTCCCCGTCCTGGACGTGGAGATCGATGAGGACGAGGAGGGCTGGTTTGATTAG
- a CDS encoding phosphopantetheine adenylyltransferase — translation MAPKVAVGGTFDPIHDGHIALLRKAFEVAEEDGEVVIALTSDGMAKSQRTRPVRNFDTRVRNLRAALKENLGREDFEIEMLHTFYGSAIEEDYDFIVVSPETEPMACNINEIRRENGLSPLKIVMIDYQLAEDDVRISSTRICGGEIDSHGRMLV, via the coding sequence ATGGCCCCAAAAGTCGCAGTTGGCGGCACCTTCGACCCCATCCACGACGGCCATATCGCCCTTTTGAGGAAGGCCTTCGAGGTGGCGGAGGAGGACGGGGAGGTGGTGATCGCCCTCACCTCCGACGGGATGGCCAAGAGTCAGAGGACGAGGCCGGTCCGTAACTTCGATACGAGGGTCCGGAACCTGAGGGCTGCCCTGAAGGAGAACCTGGGGAGGGAGGACTTCGAGATCGAGATGCTCCACACCTTCTACGGCTCGGCGATCGAGGAGGATTACGACTTCATCGTCGTCTCCCCGGAGACGGAGCCTATGGCCTGCAACATCAACGAGATCAGAAGGGAGAACGGCCTTTCACCCCTCAAGATCGTGATGATCGACTACCAGCTGGCCGAGGACGACGTCCGGATCTCCTCGACCCGGATCTGCGGCGGAGAGATCGACTCCCACGGCAGGATGCTCGTCTAG